The following proteins are co-located in the Pseudomonas fluorescens genome:
- a CDS encoding alpha/beta fold hydrolase: MAWFDHEGCSLHYEEYGHGNPLILIHGLGSSSLDWELQIPVLARHYRLIVVDVRGHGRSDKPRERYSIKGFTADLSALTEHLNLPPAHVVGLSMGGMIAFQFAVDEPAQVKSLCIVNSAPEVKVRSADDYWQWAKRWSLARLLSLSTIGKALGDRLFPKPEQHDLRRKMAERWAKNDKRAYLASFDAIVGWGVQEQLSRITCPTLVISADHDYTPVAQKEIYVKLLPDARLVVIEDSRHATPLDQPDVFNATLLDFLKTVETTTQDH; the protein is encoded by the coding sequence ATGGCCTGGTTCGACCATGAAGGATGCAGCCTGCATTACGAGGAATATGGCCACGGCAACCCGCTGATTCTGATCCACGGCCTGGGTTCCAGCAGCCTGGATTGGGAGCTGCAAATTCCGGTGCTGGCCAGGCATTACCGCCTGATCGTAGTGGATGTACGCGGCCATGGTCGTTCCGACAAACCGCGCGAGCGCTACAGCATCAAAGGCTTCACTGCCGACCTGAGCGCCTTGACCGAACACCTGAACCTGCCACCGGCCCATGTGGTGGGCTTGTCCATGGGCGGCATGATTGCCTTCCAGTTCGCCGTGGATGAACCCGCCCAGGTCAAGAGCCTGTGCATCGTCAACAGCGCACCCGAAGTCAAAGTGCGCAGTGCCGATGACTATTGGCAATGGGCCAAGCGCTGGAGCCTGGCGCGACTGCTTAGCCTGTCGACCATCGGCAAGGCGTTGGGTGACCGATTATTCCCCAAGCCGGAGCAACATGACCTGCGTCGCAAGATGGCCGAGCGCTGGGCAAAGAACGACAAACGTGCTTATCTCGCCAGCTTCGACGCGATTGTGGGCTGGGGCGTGCAGGAACAACTTTCCAGAATTACCTGTCCAACCCTGGTCATCAGCGCCGACCATGACTACACCCCCGTGGCGCAGAAAGAAATCTATGTAAAACTGCTGCCCGATGCGCGGCTGGTGGTGATCGAGGATTCCCGCCATGCCACGCCCTTGGATCAACCCGATGTCTTTAACGCTACCTTGCTCGATTTTCTAAAGACCGTCGAAACCACTACCCAGGATCACTGA
- a CDS encoding putative porin, translating into MRLASTKTAAVLCGGLLLALSVPVSAAVDAKLLDMLKANGQITAAQYSELQAELAKDQKEKQIAQQAQQETNEQIAATAKKTNDLSVFDQKLAWAARTQLKGDVRFRQETVKIQGESNNGGRDKDRQRIRARLGAYTEVNSQVDTGIRIATGSSDDARSTNQDQDNYFDKKSIWLDLGYIDYHPDQIKNLHVIGGKMLQPWVNMGDVIWDSDINPEGLALTYKYPLGSSAELFGSLGNYNLKDNVDGDGVQFRHDLRLTSGQLGTRFSVTDNLKMTLGGSVYAYQNDKDSRCTTTTTPCALAVNGNSADNEFRLYEGFAQADIGGLAVPLAFYGQYVKNNDAVTDQDTAWLIGAKSKVFGFNLDYNYRDIQRNAVVGAFTDSDFANGTTGSRGHKMKVSYDIDKNFALGATYFLTKADYASRTQRDANTNTLQLDAEAKF; encoded by the coding sequence ATGCGTCTTGCTTCCACTAAAACTGCGGCGGTCCTGTGTGGCGGCCTGTTGCTCGCCCTCAGCGTTCCGGTCAGCGCTGCAGTCGACGCTAAATTGCTCGACATGCTCAAGGCCAACGGCCAGATCACTGCGGCGCAGTACAGCGAACTGCAAGCGGAATTGGCCAAAGACCAGAAAGAAAAGCAGATCGCACAGCAAGCTCAACAAGAGACCAACGAACAGATCGCGGCCACCGCGAAAAAAACCAACGACCTGAGCGTGTTCGACCAGAAGCTCGCCTGGGCCGCCCGTACCCAACTCAAGGGTGACGTGCGCTTCCGTCAGGAAACCGTGAAGATTCAGGGCGAATCCAACAACGGTGGCCGTGACAAGGACCGTCAGCGCATCCGTGCCCGCCTCGGCGCGTACACCGAAGTCAACTCGCAAGTGGACACCGGCATTCGCATTGCCACCGGCAGCAGCGACGACGCGCGGTCGACCAACCAGGACCAGGACAACTATTTCGACAAGAAGTCGATCTGGCTGGACCTGGGCTACATCGACTACCACCCGGACCAGATCAAGAACCTGCACGTGATCGGCGGCAAGATGCTGCAGCCGTGGGTGAACATGGGCGATGTGATCTGGGATAGCGACATCAACCCGGAAGGCCTGGCCCTCACCTACAAATACCCACTGGGCAGCAGCGCAGAGCTGTTCGGCAGCCTGGGTAACTACAACCTCAAGGACAACGTCGACGGCGACGGCGTGCAATTTCGCCACGACCTGCGCCTGACATCCGGCCAGTTGGGGACGCGTTTCTCGGTCACCGACAACCTGAAAATGACCCTGGGCGGCAGTGTCTACGCCTACCAGAACGACAAGGACAGCCGCTGCACCACGACCACCACGCCGTGCGCACTGGCAGTCAACGGTAACTCGGCCGACAACGAGTTCCGCCTGTATGAAGGTTTCGCCCAGGCTGACATCGGCGGCCTGGCAGTGCCCCTGGCGTTCTACGGCCAGTACGTGAAAAACAACGATGCCGTGACCGATCAGGACACCGCGTGGTTGATCGGTGCCAAGTCCAAGGTGTTCGGCTTCAACCTGGACTACAACTACCGCGATATCCAGCGTAACGCCGTGGTGGGTGCCTTCACCGATTCGGACTTTGCCAACGGCACCACCGGCTCGCGCGGCCACAAAATGAAGGTCAGCTACGACATCGACAAGAACTTTGCCCTTGGCGCCACGTACTTCCTGACCAAGGCTGACTACGCCAGCCGCACCCAGCGTGATGCCAACACCAACACCCTGCAGTTGGATGCTGAAGCCAAGTTCTAA
- a CDS encoding anti-sigma factor family protein codes for MLTCKEQVARSSDYLDGQLTLRERLLVRHHLMFCPNCRRFIRQMRLMQATLKIMPEAPVKDADALAERLAAERLKDQ; via the coding sequence ATGTTGACCTGTAAAGAGCAAGTGGCGCGGTCCAGTGACTATCTCGATGGGCAATTGACCCTTCGTGAGCGTCTGCTGGTGCGTCATCACTTGATGTTCTGCCCTAATTGCCGGCGATTTATCCGTCAGATGCGCCTGATGCAGGCGACGCTGAAAATCATGCCGGAAGCGCCGGTGAAGGATGCTGATGCATTGGCTGAACGGCTCGCCGCCGAACGGCTGAAGGATCAGTAA
- a CDS encoding carboxylate/amino acid/amine transporter, with protein MGYLLVVTLIQAFSFSLIGEYLAGHVDSYFAVLVRVVLAGLVFIPLTRWRSVESRFMRGMLVIGALQFGVTYVCLYLSFRVLTVPEVLLFTILTPLHVTLIEDALNRRFNPWALIAALVAVGGAAVIRFDQITPHFLGGFLLLQLANFTYAAGQVMYKHLVARYPSDLPHYRRFGYFYLGALIVVLPAFLLFGKADFLPQAPLQWGVLVFLGLVSTALGMYWWNKGACLVNGGTLAVMNNLHVPVGLLLNLLIWNQHEPLGRLALGGLVILGAVWISRLGARQEAILR; from the coding sequence ATGGGCTATCTACTGGTTGTCACCCTGATTCAGGCATTTTCCTTCAGCTTGATCGGCGAATACCTCGCCGGTCATGTCGACAGCTACTTCGCGGTGCTGGTGCGCGTGGTGCTCGCCGGGCTGGTGTTTATCCCGCTGACCCGCTGGCGCTCGGTAGAATCCAGGTTCATGCGCGGCATGCTGGTGATTGGCGCGCTGCAGTTCGGCGTGACCTATGTGTGCCTGTACCTGAGCTTTCGCGTGCTCACGGTGCCGGAGGTGTTGCTGTTCACCATCCTCACGCCGTTGCACGTGACCCTGATCGAAGATGCGCTGAATCGACGCTTCAATCCTTGGGCGCTGATCGCGGCACTGGTGGCGGTGGGCGGCGCGGCTGTGATCCGTTTCGACCAGATCACCCCGCACTTCCTTGGTGGCTTCCTGCTCCTGCAACTGGCCAACTTCACCTACGCGGCCGGGCAAGTGATGTACAAGCATCTGGTGGCGCGTTATCCGAGTGATTTGCCGCACTACCGGCGGTTTGGCTACTTCTACCTGGGCGCGTTGATCGTGGTGTTGCCGGCATTCCTGCTGTTCGGCAAAGCCGACTTCCTGCCGCAAGCGCCACTGCAATGGGGCGTGCTGGTGTTCCTCGGATTGGTCAGCACCGCGCTGGGTATGTACTGGTGGAACAAGGGCGCTTGCCTGGTCAATGGTGGCACCCTGGCGGTGATGAACAACCTGCATGTGCCGGTGGGGCTGTTGCTGAACCTGTTGATCTGGAACCAGCACGAGCCGCTGGGGCGCTTGGCGTTGGGCGGCTTGGTGATTCTGGGGGCGGTGTGGATCAGTCGGTTGGGCGCACGCCAGGAGGCGATCCTGCGCTGA
- a CDS encoding mechanosensitive ion channel family protein, translating into MDIKQFWLNLQDLWGTLDQHPLLHSGLGLLVLLVVALLLGRVARYLILHAVKLLGRQPALHWLNDLRHNKVFHRLAQMTPSLVIQFGLYLVPGLSKTATLFIGNVALAFTILFMTLAVSALLNALLDIYARTEHARTRSIKGYVQLTKMVLFVFAAIIIVATLIDRSPLLLLSGLGAMSAVILLVYKDTLLSFVASVQLTSNDMLRVGDWIEMPQVGADGDVVDITLHTVKVQNFDKTIVSIPTWRLMSESFKNWRGMQASGGRRIKRSLHIDASGVRFLRDDEEVRMTQVHLLTDYISRKQAELKAWNEAQGNSAQLSANRRRMTNLGTFRAYALAYLKSHPDIQPNMTCMVRQMQTTAQGVPLEIYCFTRTTAWADYERIQGDIFDYLLAVLPEFGLSVYQQPSGNDLRAGVLPAVLGASHVPALERSAV; encoded by the coding sequence ATGGATATCAAACAGTTCTGGCTCAACCTCCAAGACCTTTGGGGCACCCTCGACCAACACCCGTTGCTGCATTCCGGCCTGGGTTTGCTGGTTCTACTGGTGGTGGCCCTGCTGCTCGGACGGGTAGCGCGTTACCTCATTCTCCACGCCGTCAAATTGCTCGGCCGGCAACCGGCGCTGCATTGGCTCAACGACCTGCGGCACAACAAAGTCTTTCATCGCCTGGCGCAGATGACGCCATCCCTGGTGATTCAGTTCGGCCTGTACCTGGTACCGGGCCTGAGCAAAACCGCCACGTTGTTTATCGGCAATGTGGCGCTGGCGTTCACCATCCTGTTCATGACGCTGGCGGTGAGCGCCCTGCTCAACGCCTTGCTGGATATCTACGCACGCACCGAACATGCCCGCACCCGCTCGATCAAGGGCTACGTGCAACTGACGAAAATGGTGCTGTTCGTGTTCGCCGCGATCATCATCGTCGCCACCCTGATCGACCGCTCGCCCTTGTTGCTGCTGTCCGGTTTGGGTGCGATGTCGGCGGTGATTTTGTTGGTGTACAAGGACACCCTGCTGTCATTCGTCGCCAGCGTGCAACTGACCAGCAACGACATGTTACGGGTCGGCGACTGGATCGAAATGCCTCAGGTCGGCGCCGACGGTGACGTGGTGGATATCACCCTGCACACGGTCAAGGTGCAGAACTTCGACAAGACCATCGTTTCCATCCCGACCTGGCGCCTGATGTCCGAGTCGTTCAAGAACTGGCGCGGTATGCAGGCGTCCGGCGGGCGCCGTATCAAGCGCAGCCTGCACATCGACGCCAGCGGCGTGCGTTTCCTGCGCGACGATGAAGAAGTGCGGATGACCCAGGTGCACCTGCTCACTGACTACATCAGCCGCAAGCAGGCCGAACTCAAGGCCTGGAACGAAGCCCAAGGCAACAGCGCGCAACTGTCGGCTAACCGCCGCCGCATGACCAACCTCGGCACTTTCCGCGCGTATGCCCTGGCGTATCTGAAAAGCCACCCGGACATCCAGCCGAACATGACCTGCATGGTGCGCCAGATGCAAACCACCGCCCAGGGCGTGCCGCTGGAAATCTACTGCTTCACCCGCACCACGGCGTGGGCCGATTACGAGCGTATCCAGGGGGATATTTTTGATTATCTGCTGGCGGTGTTGCCGGAGTTCGGCTTGAGCGTGTATCAACAGCCGAGCGGCAATGATTTACGCGCAGGCGTATTGCCCGCGGTGTTGGGCGCCAGTCATGTGCCTGCGCTCGAACGCAGCGCGGTATAA
- a CDS encoding RNA polymerase sigma factor yields MAAADDAHLLERLLKGEQRAYKELVTTYQSAMRAVAYAIVGQRHADEIVQDAWLSVVRNLAKFEGRSSLKTWLLTITANSAKGRYKQNRREVLLDDLPSPHGTLGDDRFVPDDGHWAVAPYAWHQDTPEALLTEDELRKCLEHTLLSLSELQSSVLVLRERQGLELEEICNLLTLSLSNVRVLLHRARLKVFATVEHFEETGEC; encoded by the coding sequence ATGGCGGCAGCGGACGACGCGCACCTGCTTGAACGGCTGCTCAAGGGCGAGCAGCGGGCCTATAAAGAATTGGTCACGACCTACCAGAGCGCCATGCGCGCGGTGGCCTATGCGATTGTCGGGCAGCGTCACGCCGACGAAATCGTGCAGGACGCCTGGCTATCGGTGGTGCGCAACCTGGCCAAATTTGAAGGGCGCTCCAGCCTCAAGACGTGGCTGCTGACCATCACGGCCAACTCTGCCAAGGGCCGCTATAAACAAAATCGCCGGGAAGTATTGCTCGACGATTTGCCCTCACCCCATGGCACCCTCGGTGACGATCGCTTCGTCCCCGACGATGGTCACTGGGCGGTCGCTCCCTATGCCTGGCACCAGGACACCCCGGAAGCCCTGCTGACCGAGGATGAGCTGCGCAAATGCCTGGAGCATACGTTGCTGAGTTTGTCGGAGTTGCAAAGCAGTGTGCTGGTGCTGCGTGAGCGCCAAGGTTTGGAATTGGAGGAGATTTGTAATCTTCTGACGCTCTCGCTCTCCAATGTCCGTGTGCTGTTGCATCGAGCACGGCTTAAAGTCTTCGCTACGGTGGAGCATTTTGAGGAAACGGGCGAATGTTGA
- a CDS encoding FMN-dependent NADH-azoreductase: MSNVLIIESSARQQDSISRQLTQQFISQWQAAYPADQITVRDVALNPVPHLDTHLLGGWMKPAEQRSAIEQASLDRSNQLTDELLAADVLVMAAPMYNFAIPSTLKAWLDHVLRAGVTFKYTATGPQGLLHGKRAIVLTARGGIHTGASSDHQEPYLRQVMAFIGIHDVTFIHAEGVNLSGDFQEKGLNHAKALLAQLVA, encoded by the coding sequence ATGTCCAACGTTCTGATCATCGAAAGCAGCGCCCGCCAGCAGGATTCGATCTCTCGCCAACTGACCCAGCAGTTCATCAGCCAATGGCAGGCGGCTTACCCGGCGGATCAGATCACCGTGCGTGACGTTGCGCTGAACCCCGTGCCGCACCTGGACACGCATCTGCTCGGCGGCTGGATGAAACCTGCCGAACAGCGCAGCGCGATCGAACAGGCTTCCCTGGACCGCTCCAACCAATTGACCGACGAATTGCTCGCCGCCGACGTGCTGGTGATGGCTGCACCGATGTACAACTTCGCTATCCCCAGCACCCTCAAAGCCTGGCTGGACCACGTGTTGCGTGCCGGTGTGACCTTCAAGTACACCGCCACCGGCCCCCAGGGATTGCTGCACGGCAAGCGCGCGATTGTGCTGACCGCTCGCGGCGGCATTCATACCGGCGCCAGCTCCGATCACCAGGAACCTTACCTGCGCCAGGTCATGGCCTTTATCGGGATTCATGACGTCACGTTCATTCATGCCGAAGGGGTGAACTTGAGCGGTGACTTCCAGGAAAAAGGCCTTAACCACGCCAAGGCGTTGCTGGCGCAACTTGTGGCATGA
- a CDS encoding peptidylprolyl isomerase, producing MLKKIAFFAGSVLFAANLMAAEPAKAQHVLITTTNGDIEIELDPVKAPISTKNFLAYVDSGFYTNTIFHRVIPGFMVQGGGFTAQMSQKETKAPIKNEASNGLHNVRGTLSMARTSEPNSATSQFFINVADNAFLDPGRDAGYAVFAKVVKGMDVVDVIVNSQTTTKQGMQNVPIDPVLIKSAKRID from the coding sequence ATGCTGAAAAAAATCGCCTTCTTTGCCGGCTCCGTACTGTTCGCGGCCAACCTGATGGCTGCCGAGCCCGCCAAGGCCCAGCACGTACTGATCACCACCACCAACGGCGACATTGAAATCGAACTGGACCCGGTCAAGGCGCCAATCAGCACCAAGAACTTTCTGGCCTACGTCGACAGCGGTTTCTACACCAACACGATCTTCCACCGGGTAATCCCCGGCTTCATGGTCCAGGGCGGCGGGTTCACTGCGCAGATGTCGCAGAAGGAGACCAAAGCGCCCATCAAGAACGAAGCCAGCAACGGCCTGCATAACGTGCGTGGCACCCTGTCGATGGCGCGCACCAGTGAACCGAACTCGGCCACCAGCCAGTTCTTCATCAACGTGGCCGACAATGCGTTCCTCGACCCGGGCCGTGACGCCGGTTATGCCGTGTTCGCCAAAGTCGTCAAAGGCATGGACGTGGTAGACGTCATCGTCAACTCGCAGACCACCACCAAGCAGGGCATGCAAAACGTGCCTATCGATCCTGTTTTGATCAAGTCGGCCAAACGCATCGACTGA
- a CDS encoding ABC transporter ATP-binding protein, which yields MLYRRFEQLIDIFRDAPSAAPPDKVLPFYLYYLRQVWPSFAALLVVGLIGALIEVALFSYLSRIIDLAQGTPPANFFQIHSTELIWMAVVALLLRPIFNGLHDLLVHQTINPGMTSLIRWQNHSYVLKQSLNFFQNDFAGRIAQRIMQTGNSLRDSAVATAEAIWHVSIYAISSLVLFAEADWRLMIPLITWIICYSVALRYFVPRVKERSVISSEARSKLMGRIVDGYTNITTLKLFAHTQNEQEYAKEAIIEQTEKTQLAARVLTSMDVTIAILNGLLIVTTTGLALWLWTQSLISVGAIALATGLVIRIVNMSGWIMWVVNGIFENIGMVQDGLKTIAAPLAVTDRENAPRLNVPHGEVRFEQVDFHYGKQSGIISGLNLNIKAGEKIGLIGPSGAGKSTLVNLLLRLYDLQGGRILIDGQNIAEVAQESLRAQIGMITQDTSLLHRSIRDNLLYGKPDATDEELTAAIRKARADEFIPLLSDAEGRTGLDAHVGERGVKLSGGQRQRIAIARVLLKDAPILIMDEATSALDSEVEAAIQESLETLMQGKTVIAIAHRLSTIARMDRLVVLEKGQIAETGSHAELLVQGGLYARLWQHQTGGFVGID from the coding sequence ATGCTCTATCGTCGCTTTGAACAACTGATTGATATCTTCCGCGACGCCCCCAGCGCCGCCCCTCCCGACAAAGTCCTGCCCTTCTACCTCTACTATCTGCGCCAGGTGTGGCCAAGCTTCGCTGCCTTGCTGGTGGTGGGCCTGATCGGCGCGCTGATCGAAGTGGCGTTGTTCAGCTACCTGAGCCGCATCATTGACTTGGCCCAGGGCACGCCGCCGGCCAACTTCTTCCAGATCCACAGCACCGAGTTGATCTGGATGGCCGTGGTCGCCCTGCTGCTGCGCCCGATCTTCAACGGCCTGCATGACTTACTGGTGCACCAGACCATCAACCCGGGCATGACCAGCCTGATCCGTTGGCAAAACCACAGCTACGTGCTCAAGCAGAGCCTGAATTTCTTCCAGAACGATTTCGCCGGGCGCATCGCCCAGCGCATCATGCAAACCGGCAACTCCTTGCGTGACTCGGCGGTGGCGACGGCGGAAGCCATCTGGCACGTGTCGATCTATGCGATCAGTTCGCTCGTATTGTTTGCCGAGGCCGACTGGCGGCTGATGATCCCGCTGATCACCTGGATTATTTGTTACAGCGTTGCACTGCGCTACTTCGTGCCCCGCGTGAAGGAACGCTCGGTGATTTCCTCCGAGGCGCGCTCCAAGTTGATGGGCCGCATTGTCGATGGCTACACCAACATCACAACCTTGAAGCTGTTCGCCCATACGCAGAATGAGCAGGAATACGCCAAGGAAGCGATCATCGAGCAAACCGAAAAAACCCAACTGGCCGCCCGCGTGCTCACCAGCATGGACGTGACGATTGCCATCTTGAACGGCCTGTTGATTGTCACCACCACCGGCCTGGCATTGTGGCTGTGGACGCAGTCACTGATCTCCGTCGGCGCGATTGCCCTGGCCACCGGCCTGGTGATTCGGATCGTCAACATGTCTGGCTGGATCATGTGGGTGGTCAACGGTATTTTCGAAAACATCGGCATGGTGCAGGACGGTCTTAAAACCATCGCGGCGCCGCTGGCGGTGACCGACCGCGAGAACGCCCCACGCCTGAACGTACCCCATGGCGAAGTGCGTTTCGAACAGGTGGATTTCCACTACGGCAAGCAGAGCGGGATCATTAGTGGCCTGAACCTGAACATCAAGGCCGGGGAAAAAATCGGCTTGATCGGCCCGTCCGGTGCAGGCAAGTCGACCTTGGTCAACCTGCTGCTGCGCCTGTACGACCTGCAAGGCGGGCGCATCCTGATCGATGGCCAGAACATCGCTGAGGTCGCCCAGGAAAGCCTGCGCGCACAGATTGGCATGATCACCCAGGACACCTCACTGCTGCACCGCTCGATCCGTGACAACTTACTGTACGGCAAGCCGGATGCCACCGACGAGGAACTCACCGCCGCCATCCGCAAGGCCCGCGCCGATGAGTTCATCCCGCTGCTCTCAGACGCCGAAGGGCGTACTGGCCTGGATGCCCACGTGGGCGAGCGCGGCGTGAAGCTCTCCGGCGGGCAACGCCAGCGCATCGCCATCGCACGGGTGTTGCTCAAGGACGCGCCGATTCTGATCATGGATGAAGCCACTTCGGCGCTGGACTCGGAAGTGGAAGCGGCGATCCAGGAAAGCCTGGAAACCCTGATGCAGGGCAAGACGGTGATTGCAATTGCGCACCGGCTGTCGACCATTGCACGGATGGACAGGCTGGTCGTGCTGGAGAAAGGCCAGATCGCCGAGACGGGCAGCCATGCCGAGTTGCTCGTCCAGGGTGGGCTGTATGCCAGGTTGTGGCAGCACCAGACTGGCGGGTTTGTCGGTATCGATTAA
- a CDS encoding GNAT family N-acetyltransferase yields MPLQRLDKLSEIAPHVWDALVPQAQPFVRHAFLSALEDSASLGPQSGWQPEHLLHWEGDHLVAALPSYRKWHSYGEYVFDHGWADACERAGIDYYPKLLTAVPFSPVSGPRLLARNVEDGFELLNSLPGYLEIEGLSSAHINFTDPLADDALSRQPGWLHRLGCQFHWQNRGYRDFQDFLGALSSRKRKQMRKEREQVAGQGIDFEWLQGHELSEAQWDFVYACYANTYAVRRQSPYLTRAFFSLLAERMPEAIRVVLAKQGARPVAMAFSLIGGDSFYGRYWGCLAEFDRLHFETCFYQGMDYAIAEGLQRFDAGAQGEHKLIRGFEPVITRSWHYLRHPGLKSAVEDFLERERVGILAYAEEARAALPYRQG; encoded by the coding sequence ATGCCGTTGCAACGCCTGGACAAGCTGTCCGAAATCGCCCCCCATGTTTGGGATGCCCTGGTGCCGCAGGCTCAGCCCTTTGTGCGGCATGCGTTCCTGAGTGCCCTGGAAGACAGCGCCAGCCTTGGCCCGCAATCGGGCTGGCAACCTGAGCATTTGCTGCACTGGGAGGGCGATCACCTGGTGGCGGCACTGCCCAGTTATCGCAAGTGGCATTCCTACGGCGAATACGTGTTCGATCACGGGTGGGCAGATGCCTGTGAGCGCGCGGGCATTGATTACTACCCCAAGCTGCTGACGGCGGTGCCGTTCAGCCCGGTCAGCGGGCCACGCTTACTGGCGAGGAACGTCGAGGACGGTTTTGAGCTGCTGAACAGCCTGCCGGGCTACCTGGAAATCGAAGGGCTTTCCAGCGCCCACATCAATTTCACCGACCCGCTGGCCGACGATGCGTTGTCTCGACAACCGGGTTGGTTGCACCGTCTGGGCTGCCAGTTTCATTGGCAAAACCGCGGCTATCGCGACTTCCAGGACTTCCTCGGCGCGTTGAGTTCGCGCAAGCGCAAACAGATGCGTAAAGAGCGCGAGCAAGTCGCGGGGCAGGGTATCGACTTCGAATGGCTGCAAGGCCATGAGTTGAGCGAGGCGCAGTGGGATTTTGTCTACGCCTGTTACGCCAACACCTACGCGGTGCGCCGCCAATCGCCCTACTTGACCCGTGCATTTTTCAGCCTGCTGGCCGAGCGTATGCCCGAGGCGATTCGCGTGGTGCTGGCCAAACAAGGTGCACGCCCGGTGGCCATGGCCTTCAGCTTGATCGGTGGCGACAGCTTCTACGGGCGCTATTGGGGCTGCCTGGCGGAGTTTGACCGCCTGCATTTCGAAACCTGCTTCTACCAGGGTATGGATTACGCCATCGCCGAAGGCCTGCAACGTTTCGACGCGGGCGCTCAGGGCGAGCACAAATTGATTCGCGGGTTTGAGCCGGTGATTACCCGCTCATGGCATTACCTGCGCCATCCGGGGTTGAAGAGTGCTGTCGAGGATTTTCTGGAGCGCGAGCGCGTGGGGATTCTGGCGTACGCCGAAGAGGCGAGGGCAGCCCTGCCTTATCGGCAGGGCTGA
- a CDS encoding LysR family transcriptional regulator yields the protein MKAPRVTLDQWRTLQAVVDHGGFAQAAEALHRSQSSVSYTVARMQDQLGVPLLRIDGRKAVLTEAGEVLLRRSRQLVKNASQLEDLAHHMEQGWEAEVRLVVDAAYPNARLVRALTAFMPQSRGCRVRLREEVLSGVEELLMEGVADLAISSFVIPGYLGTELSDVEFIAVAHPEHSLHRLNRELSFQDLESQMQVVIRDSGRQQPRDVGWLGAEQRWTVGSLATAAAFVSSGLGFAWLPRHMIERELNEGLLKQLPLEKGGSRNPTFYLYANKDKPLGPATQILVELLRTFDTAPLDAPFAAPQQA from the coding sequence TTGAAAGCGCCCCGCGTTACCCTTGATCAATGGCGCACGCTGCAGGCCGTGGTCGACCATGGTGGCTTCGCCCAAGCGGCTGAAGCGCTGCACCGTTCGCAGTCCTCGGTGAGTTACACCGTGGCGCGCATGCAAGACCAGCTCGGCGTGCCGCTGCTGCGCATCGACGGGCGCAAGGCGGTGCTCACTGAAGCCGGTGAAGTGCTGTTGCGCCGCTCCCGGCAACTGGTGAAAAACGCCAGCCAACTGGAAGACCTCGCCCACCATATGGAACAAGGCTGGGAAGCCGAAGTGCGGCTGGTGGTGGATGCCGCTTACCCCAATGCGCGCCTGGTACGCGCGCTGACCGCCTTTATGCCGCAAAGCCGTGGGTGTCGCGTGCGCTTGCGTGAAGAGGTGCTGTCAGGCGTTGAAGAGCTATTGATGGAGGGCGTGGCCGACCTGGCCATCAGCAGCTTCGTCATCCCGGGCTACCTGGGCACAGAACTGAGCGATGTCGAGTTTATCGCCGTGGCCCACCCCGAGCATTCCCTGCATCGCTTGAACCGCGAGTTGAGTTTCCAGGACCTGGAGAGCCAGATGCAGGTGGTGATCCGCGACTCCGGCCGCCAGCAGCCGCGAGACGTCGGCTGGCTCGGCGCCGAACAACGCTGGACCGTCGGCAGCCTGGCCACCGCCGCCGCCTTTGTCAGCAGCGGCCTGGGCTTTGCGTGGCTGCCCCGGCACATGATTGAGCGCGAACTCAACGAAGGCCTGCTCAAGCAGCTACCCTTGGAAAAGGGCGGCAGCCGCAACCCGACGTTCTACCTGTATGCGAACAAGGACAAACCCCTGGGCCCGGCCACGCAGATTCTTGTGGAGTTGCTGCGCACCTTTGACACCGCCCCTCTGGACGCGCCTTTCGCCGCCCCCCAGCAAGCCTGA